The proteins below come from a single Cryptococcus gattii WM276 chromosome D, complete sequence genomic window:
- a CDS encoding uncharacterized protein (Similar to SGTC gene model, INSD accession EAL18816.1) has translation MSTAADAALPQFRLYYSFPLYHPAPSIEGSASACSTMINSSFQSQLPGSRRSSSSQLIIPASSWNPTETRQNWGDYETSTQEGTYAPASTLVYQHHNQTATSITYSFQPPRTNSYARSPPTNIYNVSQTPSFTQRPHTPTPKSSSLPFLPHYHLHPPTLPPLEHNVPLPLDHSLETVDPRPYLQFLASKTSPPEMPLSPHPEPVTSIRIHQRPIPPRTVDDSEIVKTDSTQPGAFACLSTDSDFSAGMLDLGIKSLAVSPLTTCFAQGQNPWHSNLTVQNATAQDRSHGRRSAGRVSVKSSEMILNDHFHSPITVAHPPLSLCLSPTTTIKFQFAGHQQGEFEFQSQAHLPPGIQLQVQGPTSPISSCPITQAASPTRSSRPLLRTRSHSYPNDLGSFPLTSTQPMIHTPFRTNMASEKLERINEHGFTTSGFNNSFHSSSTTVRPTSGTPHLSATALSELGLNGQLNEPELQLRCHSDQSGHRPLMTMEPMSLVPVADNLTPRTCRTLSGLKRRRSFNGQSSKASKGGEKKRMRRTLSGLKHFKRFTCSECGEGFTRKNDMDRHMQCKHSNELPFVCPVCSKAFGRKDKLDLHIERNEDCKRSAPPKEQRLVRHRPSKSNMITAQTCRIV, from the exons ATGTCAACAGCAGCCGACGCCGCACTTCCTCAGTTCCGCCTCTATTattcttttcctctctaTCATCCTGCTCCTTCTATTGAAGGCAGTGCCTCTGCCTGTAGCACTATGATCAACAGCTCCTTTCAGTCTCAGCTGCCCGGTTCACGTCGAAGTAGCAGCTCTCAACTCATCATCCCTGCTTCGTCGTGGAACCCAACAGAGACTAGGCAAAACTGGGGGGACTATGAGACGAGTACCCAGGAAGGCACCTATGCTCCTGCTTCGACTCTTGTGTATCAACACCATAACCAGACAGCCACGAGCATTACTTACAGTTTCCAGCCTCCCCGCACAAATTCCTATGCACGCTCGCCACCGACCAACATTTACAACGTTAGTCAAACTCCCTCTTTCACACAACGCCCTCATACTCCAACGCCAAAAAGCAGCTCACTACCTTTCCTCCCGCATTatcatctccatcctcccACTCTACCTCCTCTCGAGCACAATGTACCGTTACCTCTCGACCACTCTCTTGAAACAGTCGATCCCCGTCCTTATCTCCAATTTCTGGCCTCAAAGACTTCTCCACCTGAGATGCCATTGTCACCTCATCCTGAGCCTGTGACCTCTATCCGTATCCATCAGAGACCTATTCCTCCGAGGACAGTGGATGATAGCGAGATCGTGAAAACAGACAGTACCCAGCCCGGTGCATTCGCTTGTCTCTCGACGGACTCTGATTTCAGTGCTGGTATGCTGGATCTTGGGATAAAGTCTT TGGCCGTATCGCCACTTACTACATGTTTTGCACAGGGTCAAAACCCCTGGCATAGTAATCTGACAGTGCAAAATGCTACCGCTCAAGATCGCAGTCACGGTCGACGCAGTGCGGGACGTGTAAGTGTCAAGAGCTCTGAGATGATCTTAAATGACCACTTTCACTCTCCGATCACGGTGGCACACCCACCCTTAAGCTTGTGTTTATCGCCCACAACAACGATCAAGTTCCAATTCGCCGGCCATCAGCAAGGCGAATTCGAGTTCCAATCTCAGGCCCATCTTCCGCCTGGTATTCAGCTGCAAGTTCAAGGGCCCACCAGTCCCATCTCCTCTTGCCCGATAACCCAGGCGGCAAGCCCTACAAGATCTTCTAGACCGCTTTTGCGGACGAGATCGCATTCTTATCCTAATGATTTAGGTAGTTTTCCTCTTACATCAACCCAACCGATGATTCATACTCCGTTCCGTACTAATATGGCAAGCGAGAAACTTGAGAGAATAAATGAGCATGGCTTCACTACATCT GGTTTCAATAACTCGTTCCACTCATCAAGTACCACAGTCAGACCAACGTCGGGAACTCCACATTTATCGGCCACCGCTCTTAGCGAACTCGGTCTGAATGGGCAGCTAAATGAACCCGAGCTTCAGTTGCGTTGTCATTCTGATCAGTCAGGTCATCGCCCCCTGATGACAATGGAGCCAATGAGTCTCGTGCCTGTCGCGGATAATTTAACACCAAGAACATGTCGCACATTGAGCGGGttgaagagaaggagatCATTTAATGGACAGTCATCAAAAGCGAGTAAAGGgggggagaagaagcgCATGAGAAGGACCTTAAGCGGATTAAAACACTTT AAAAGGTTCACTTGCTCCGAGTGCGGCGAGGGGTTCACAAGAAAGAATGACATGGAT CGCCATATGCAGTGCAAGCATT CCAACGAATTACCGTTTGTCTGTCCTGTTTGTAGCAAAGCATTT GGGCGTAAAGACAAACTCGATCTGCATATAGAAAGAAACGAAGATTGTAAGCGTAGTGCGCCCCCTAAAGAAC AACGTTTAGTACGCCATAGGCCTTCCAAAAGCAATATGATAACGGCGCAGACTTGTCGCATCGTTTAA
- a CDS encoding uncharacterized protein (Similar to TIGR gene model, INSD accession AAW46617.1) has protein sequence MLSAKQSVTKYLRTLRRLTERSASPMIARSARGSPFLYLRTASSRAFVTSLPRQAQPPPPSPTSTLSHSEYEHVSERDMETLNESLEMFCEDFGNGNWEIEYSSGVLNLTLPPYGTYVLNKQPPNLQIWMSSPVSGPSRFEYVDGSWVHHRKEGVRLGELLSGELKEILEKSGNEEAAGGWEGVGLP, from the exons ATGCTCTCAGCCAAACAAAGTGTTACTAAATACCTCAGAACTCTACGTCGATTAACGGAGAGATCAGCCTCTCCCATGATCGCTCGTTCTGCTCGAGGTTCTCCGTTCCTTTATTTAAGGACAGCATCCTCGAGGGCGTTTGTTACTTCCCTTCCTCGTCAAGCTCAACCTCCTCCACC ATCTCCAACATCGACGCTTTCGCATAGCGAATACGAACATGTCTCTGAGCGAGATATGGAGACATTAAATGAAAGCCTGGAGATGTTCTGCGAAGATTTTGGTAATGGGAACTGGGAAATTGAGTATTCT TCTGGCGTCCTCAACCTTACCCTTCCCCCATACGGCACATATGTCCTCAACAAACAGCCCCCCAACCTTCAAATCTGGATGTCGTCTCCCGTCTCTGGTCCTTCACGTTTTGAATATGTGGATGGCAGCTGGGTACATCATCGGAAAGAAGGTGTCAGACTAGGAGAATTATTGAGCGGGGAGCTGAAAGAGATCTTGGAGAAAAGTGGGAATGAAGAGGCCGCTGGGGGCTGGGAGGGTGTCGGCTTACCATAG
- a CDS encoding Hypothetical Protein (Similar to TIGR gene model, INSD accession AAW46722.1): protein MSSIEEISKAAVTADLARNLTPLIISGLGVDALMMGVIGSQFLRYLSITERESLYIKLVIYLAMAAAVATTCFTWAMEVNMFAYNYGHYTQFTSQHWSAWYGLLCSMTKIPVQAFYGERAWRINNRNLLISATLPFTLSLSAIGSIGFTIVDHKLDFSADISYTGTVFFYLWPTACIVSDLINTGGILWGLYRSRTGWIVTDKLIYKLMRIAVEAQIPPTVFASIVLMAWSQKMSSISTLFMIILPKVYLTGALSVLNSRDTIRQNSSTYYSNSDFNSGQKSGGCQANTGVTVSTDTYVESHFSYEAPKMGLNRILAKGIPHDSVDDLEAGMTLSTLPVQMTKEDWADDSESRVHI, encoded by the exons ATGTCGTCGATTGAAGAAATTTCCAAGGCAGCCGTCACAGCTGACCTGGCCAGGAATCTAACTCCTCTAATCATATC CGGACTTGGAGTGGATGCACTAATGATGGGCGTTATTGGAAGCCAATTCCTACGGTATTTGTCAATCACTGAGCGCGAGTCGCTTTATATCAAGCTCGTTATT TACTTGGCCATGGCAGCGGCAGTTGCGACTACCTGCTT TACATGGGCGATGGAGGTGAACATGTTCGCATACAATTATGGCCACTACACCCAGTTCACTTCTCAACATTGGTCGGCATGGTATGGCTTGCTCTGCTCCATGACAAAAATTCCTGTGCAG GCATTTTATGGCGAGAGAGCTTGGAGAATTAATAACCGAAATCTGCTCATCTCTGCAACTCTTCCCTTCACCTT GTCGTTGTCTGCCATTGGGTCTATCGGATTCACTATTGTCGATCATAAGTTGGATTTTTCTGCTGATATCAGCTAT ACTGGAACAGTGTTTTTCTATCTCTGG CCTACCGCCTGTATCGTTTCTGATTTAATTAACACCGGTGGTATTCTGTGGGGTCTTTACAGATCTCGAACAGGATGGATTGTCACCGACAAACTCATCTATAAACTCATGAG AATCGCTGTTGAAGCCCAAATTCCGCCTACTGTCTT CGCTTCAATCGTATTGATGGCGTGGTCACAAAAAATgtcttccatctccacccTCTTCAT GATTATTCTTCCCAAGGTCTACCTCACCGGAGCTCTCAGTGTTCTCAACTCTCGCGATACTATACGCCAGAATAGCTCAACTTATTACAGCAACTCT GACTTCAACTCTGGCCAGAAGAGTGGCGGATGTCAAGCAAATACCGGGGTTACAGTCTCAACGGACACATATGTCGAA AGTCACTTCTCATATGAAGCTCCAAAGATGGGCTTGAACCGAATCCTTGCCAAAGGCATCCCACATGATTCTGTTGACGACTTGGAAGCTGGGATGACGTTATCCACGCTTCCCGTACAAATGACAAAAGAAGACTGGGCCGATGATAGCGAAAGCCGCGTTCACATCTAG
- a CDS encoding protein-nucleus import-related protein, putative (Similar to TIGR gene model, INSD accession AAW46714.1) encodes MEDDREMRGDEPMAPEAGDRYRRDDRDRSRSRERHSSRRDEDRYRSDLTEDDDGAMDVDEQRRRSYSRSRSRSRTRSPHRHRHRSASRSRSRSRDRRDRDRSRSRDRGDRGERRSYREDRHGGDHRGSGRPRSPRRGSGRYGAPRQDWEKSVGGPMNAPASEAEAHAKVSKRENRLYVGNLAYDCNYKDLANFMERGGGKVVFSEVLTTPAGQSKGCGIVEFASQEEAQRAKAELSDKPFFGRSVFIREDREETARFGAPPIPGKIGIALGEARHFLGNQQPHGFHGHGPAVPNRNLFVGNLPLQASWQDLKDLMRQAGEVIRADIGFRPDGTPKGNGTVVFLNADDAKAAIEMFNGFDWFGNVLEVREDRFAHGGAFRGRGGFRGAFFPRGGFGFRGGFRGGFRGGFMGGGMGMGHMGMNPVAGGAGAAAGGRNFSNDLYADYNGPEGGEAMAVDQVTPSGLEPIPAEPNQQILVRNLPWSTSNEDLVELFETIGTVTLAEILYSGGQSKGEGIVQFAETADAANASEKFMGWPYGGRALDVQFNPRWHEFSASAIKVPQA; translated from the exons ATGGAAGACGACAGGGAAATGCGCGGCGACGAACCTATGGCGCCGGAGGCTGGAGATCGAT ATCGAAGGGACGATAGAGACAGGAGCAGGAGCCGAGAACGCCACAGCAGCAGACGCGATGAGGATCGTTACCGAAGC GACCTAAcggaagatgatgatggggCGATGGATGTCGATGAACAGCGTCGCAGATCTTACTCTCGTTCCCGCTCGCGCTCTCGAACTCGCTCTCCACACCGACACCGACATCGTTCCGCATCTCGTTCCCGATCTCGTTCTCGCGACAGACGGGACAGGGACCGCTCTCGATCTCGTGACCGAGGAGACCGTGGTGAACGACGAAGCTACAGGGAAGACCGTCATGGTGGTGACCACCGTGGCAGCGGTCGACCTCGTTCTCCCCGACGTGGTTCAGGTAGGTATGGTGCACCCCGACAGGACTGGGAGAAGAGTGTTGGCGGGCCTATGAATGCGCCTGCTTCTGAGGCCGAAGCGCACGCCAAGGTCAGCAAGAGAGAGAACAGGCTGTATGTGGGTAACTTGGCGTATGACTGCAATTACAAGGATCTCGCCAACTTTATGGAGCGAG GTGGCGGTAAAGTAGTATTCTCTGAGGTCCTTACTACCCCTGCTGGTCAGTCTAAGGGTTGCGG TATTGTGGAGTTTGCGTCTCAGGAGGAAGCCCAGCGAGCCAAGGCGGAGCTCTCTGACAAACCCTTCTTTGGTCGATCCGTTTTCATTCGAGAAGACCGTGAAGAGACTGCTCGATTCGGCGCCCCTCCCATTCCTGGCAAGATTGGTATTGCCCTTGGTGAGGCTCGTCATTTCCTCGGCAACCAGCAACCTCACGGCTTCCACGGTCATGGCCCTGCTGTCCCTAACCGAAACCTCTTTGTCGGTAAC CTTCCTCTCCAAGCTTCATGGCAAGATCTTAAGGACCTTATGCGTCAAGCTGGAGAAGTCATTCGTGCCGATATTGGTTTCAGGCCCGACGGTACTCCCAAGGGTAACGGAACAGTTGTCTTCTTGAATGCGGATGATGCCAAGGCTGCTATCGAGATGTTCAATGGCTTTGATTGGTTTGGTAACGTTCTTGAAGTCCGAGAG GACCGATTCGCCCACGGTGGTGCTTTCCGTGGCCGAGGTGGTTTCCGAGGGGCTTTCTTCCCTCGGGGTGGTTTCGGCTTCCGCGGCGGTTTCCGAGGTGGTTTCCGTGGCGGATTCATGGGTGGCGGTATGGGCATGGGCCACATGGGTATGAACCCGGTCGCTGGGGGTGCAGGTGCTGCTGCCGGTGGTAGAAACTTCAGCAACGACCTCTACGCCGATTATAACGGGCCTGAGGGCGGTGAGGCTATGGCTGTCGACCAGGTTACGCCATCGGGTTTGGAGCCTATCCCCGCCGAACCTAACCAGCAGATTCTCGTTCGCAAC CTCCCCTGGTCAACATCCAATGAAGATCTCGTTGAACTCTTTGAGACCATCGGCACCGTTACCCTTGCCGAGATCCTCTACTCTGGTGGCCAAAGTAAGGGCGAAGGTATTGTTCAATTTGCGGAGACAGCGGATGCGGCGAATGCATCTGAGAAGTTCATGGGATGGCCTTATGGCGGTCGTGCTTTGG ATGTGCAATTCAACCCCAGGTGGCACGAGTTCTCTGCTTCGGCTATCAAGGTCCCCCAGGCGTAA
- a CDS encoding CAT1 catalase, putative (Similar to TIGR gene model, XP_568133.1~Catalase A (Spore-specific catalase)), with translation MSARNLAAGTPYRRNLSPANGSHFDAPPVSSTSDSADSARSVGYTPVPTGERSYSGLLHGTISKVFRKGGQETVVSEEPTPFSSSKADSESASFNGCPYMNGSIPQTPTPKSTPKSASVAAPIPLPPPSAARLKGQKQNGSIPQMNGNSLGGDVEKLTIRSYEKDRDLKSQEVVYTTSNGVPVPHPYATQRAGVNGPLLLQDFHLIDLLSHFDRERIPERVVHAKGSGAHGTWECTDGLEDLCLASMFQRGATCPLTIRFSTVGGESGSPDLARDPRGFAVKFRTVEGNWDFVANNTPVFFLRDPAKFPHFIHTQKRDPATHLGGGDDSTMFWDYLSQNPESIHQLMILMSDRGIPAGWRHMHGYYGHTLKIVNDNGDWVYVQFHLISDQGNKFFTSEEASTKSPDWGQKDLYEAIERGEYPSWTMKVQIMTQEQAEEAWERKRINVFDLTHVWPHTDYPLRSVGKVTLNSNPSNYFAEVEQATFNPAHMIPGVEPSADPVLQARLFSYPDAHRHRVGPNYQQLPVNQSATPYATGNFQRDGAMAFYNQGGRPAYLSSIEPIKFQERRVNLNKVHGQFIGEAVSYLSEIRPEDFNAPRALWQKVFSDESKERFIQTVAGHMSTCKRKEIIARQIAIFRQVSPDLGARLEKATSVRGYGSIEGMSFNGTHNGFGIKRGANGLRQDAEVVFNNGAPQKTQKAR, from the exons ATGTCTGCTCGTAACCTCGCCGCTGGTACTCCGTACCGCAGGAACCTATCGCCAGCCAATGGTTCACACTTCGATGCTCCGCCAGTATCATCTACTTCCGACTCTGCTGATTCGGCACGTTCTGTTGGCTATACTCCTGTGCCAACGGGCGAGCGCTCCTATTCCGGTTTACTTCACGGCACAATATCCAAAGTTTTCCGCAAGGGCGGTCAAGAAACCGTTGTATCTGAAGAACCTACCCCTTTCAGCTCTTCCAAGGCAGATTCTGAGTCGGCTAGCTTCAATGGCTGCCCTTACATGAACGGTAGCATTCCTCAAACTCCGACACCAAAGTCGACGCCCAAATCAGCTTCAGTTGCGGCTCCTATTCCTTTGCCCCCTCCCTCTGCTGCGCGTCTGAAGGGCCAAAAGCAAAATGGTTCAATCCCTCAGATGAATGGCAACTCTCTTGGGGGCGACGTGGAAAAGTTGACCATTCGATCATATGAGAAGGATAGGGACCTTAAGTCCCAAGAGGT TGTGTACACCACATCCAACGGTGTTCCTGTCCCGCATCCGTATGCCACTCAACGTGCTGGTGTTAACGGTCCCCTCCTTTTGCAAGACTTCCACTTGATTGATTTGCTCTCTCACTTTGATCGCGAAAG GATTCCCGAACGAGTGGTTCATGCCAAGGGCTCAGGTGCCCATGGCACCTGGGAGTGTACTGACGGCCTAGAAGACCTCTGTCTCGCCAGCATGTTCCAAAGGGGTGCTACTTGCCCTTTGACTATTCGGTTTTCAACTGTCGGGGGAGAGTCGGGATCTCCTGATCTTGCCCG AGATCCTCGTGGGTTTGCTGTCAAATTTAGAACAGTTGAGGGTAACTGGGACTTCGTCGCGAATAACACTCCCGTTTTCTTCT TGCGCGACCCGGCCAAATTCCCTCACTTCATCCACACTCAGAAGCGGGACCCAGCCACCCATCTTGGTGGCGGAGATGATTCCACTATGTTCTGGGACTACCTTTCTCAGAATCCTGAATCCATTCACCAGCTCATG ATACTCATGTCTGACCGAGGTATTCCCGCTGGGTGGCGTCACATGCATGGCTACTATGGGCACACCCTCAAGATTGTTAATGACAACGGCGACTGGGTTTATGTCCAAttccatctcatctctGATCAGGGCAACAAGTTCTTCACGAGTGAGGAGGCATCTACCAAATCACCTGATTGGGGTCAGAAGGACTTGTACGAGGCTATTGAGCGTGGAGA GTATCCATCTTGGACGATGAAGGTCCAAATTATGACGCAAGAACAAGCCGAGGAGGCATGGGAAAGGAAGCGAATCAATGTCTTTGACTTGACCCATGTCTGGCCACATACAGATTATCCACTCAGGTCTGTTGGCAAGGTCACCTTGAACAGTAACCCTAGT AACTACTTTGCTGAGGTTGAGCAAGCAACATTCAACCCTGCTCATATGATCCCAGGTGTGGAACCCTCGGCCGACCCTGTACTCCAAGCGAGACTCTTCTCTTACCCTGACGCCCACCGCCACCGTGTTGGTCCCAACTACCAACAACTTCCAGTCAACCAATCGGCCACCCCTTACGCAACAGGCAACTTCCAACGCGATGGTGCCATGGCATTCTACAATCAGGGCGGAAGACCGGCCTATCTTTCTAGTATCGAGCCCATTAAGTTCCAAGAGAGGCGAGTCAACCTCAACAAAGTGCATGGTCAATTCATCGGTGAAGCTGTTAGTTACCTCAGTGAGATCCGTCCTGAGGACTTTAACGCTCCTCGCGCCCTTTGGCAGAAAGTGTTCAGTGATGAGTCCAAGGAACGTTTCATTCAGACCGTTGCCGGGCACATGTCTACCTGCAAGCGCAAGGAGATTATTGCTCGTCAAATTGCCATTTTCCGACAAGTATCGCCTGATCTCGGCGCTCGTCTCGAGAAAGCCACCAGTGTCAGGGGTTATGGGAGTATTGAGGGCATGTCTTTCAACGGTACTCATAATGGCTTTGGTATTAAGCGTGGGGCGAATGGCCTTCGACAAGATGCAGAGGTTGTATTCAATAATGGTGCTCCTCAGAAGACTCAGAAGGCTCGTTGA
- a CDS encoding uncharacterized protein (Similar to SGTC gene model, INSD accession EAL18821.1) — MSAHGSAEAYEKYVQAGRLAAEAYYHALNLAKMKSDITLAELSEAGDKYIQDRSAGQINDGICHPTTAQLDYIICNNALKTGNPLKAEGSQLLKLQVGAHIDGYGAVVGGNFLLGDSLAAKKLAKAATEVAKLVLDTIKPGTTNGDLVKNVDEYMRRTLYRGVPGLLAHNHTQYDIQGPKEIDLFPSDGKPYQEGIIFEIGEVYTVEVWITDAEDPVPQPAVDLDKTLHQISPGKDISGLSAQFKEAYKCITNKVGTFPFHSRVLNNSSLVKAADDLETADVLAAYPAFTLKDRSKAVAQSIVSFVVTIDGVHVLSPSIIN; from the exons ATGTCTGCCCATGGATCAGCCGA AGCGTACGAGAAGTACGTCCAAGCAGGACGTCTAGCTGCTGAGGCTTATTATCATGCCCTAAATTTGGCAAAGATGAAGAGCGACATTACCCTTGCTGAGCTTTCCGAAGCTGGAGATAAGTACATTCAAGACCGGAGTGCCGGTCAAATTAACGACG GTATATGTCATCCAACTACGGCTCAGCTAGATTATATCATTTGTAACAACGCTCTCAAGACTGGGAACCCTTTGAAAGCGGAAGGCTCACAATTACTCAAACTTCAAGTGGGCGCTCATATTGAT GGCTATGGTGCAGTTGTGGGAGGGAA CTTCTTGCTTGGGGACTCTTTAGCTGCCAAAAAATTAGCCAAAGCAGCCACCGAAGTTGCCAAGCTCGTTCTTGATACTATAAAG CCTGGTACGACAAATGGCGATCTGGTCAAAAACGTTGATGAGTATATGAGGCGAACTTTGTATCGTGGTGTTCCGGGTTTACTTGCCCATAAT CATACTCAGTACGACATTCAAGGACCTAAAGAAATTGATTTATTCCCATCCGATGGTAAACCTTATCAGGAAGGAATAATTTTTGAGATAGGTGAAGTGTATACAGTTGAAGTCTGGATTACAGATGCTGAAGACCCGGTG CCACAACCAGCAGTTGATCTTGATAAGACTCTTCACCAGATTTCTCCTGGTAAGGACATCAGCGGGTTGTCTGCCCAGTTCAAAGAAGCATACAAGTGCATCACGAACAAG GTTGGCACTTTCCCTTTCCACTCTCGAGTCCTTAACAACTCGTCACTTGTCAAAGCTGCAGATGATTTGGAGACAGCTGACGTTCTAGCCGCCTATCCTGCTTT CACTCTGAAAGATCGTTCAAAGGCAGTGGCACAGAGCATCGTGAGCTTTGTTGTGACAATTGATGGTGTCCATGTACTGTCTCCCTCTATTATCAACTGA
- a CDS encoding GabA permease, putative (Similar to TIGR gene model, INSD accession AAW46614.1), with protein sequence MSLQEDTQPASLRSDPADVAGSDGGHSNKKPTASLTRIESVGDAQPDNEFSVMGYKPQLKRNRGQLTIQTMLLSLFAVPFGISSGFYTAMIGGGPASLVWGFILVGCLQECVAVSLGEICSRFPTSGGPYYWSYALAPPSIRTMLSYVTGWLYMLAIWMLDLGTHYGTAILIVGAINIYYPDWTAPVWVTLVICYGLYILSTLMTWKGHRWVPMLDTVNAVFTGICLVAIVASILGIAAEGRRSASFVFTHYDWSYSGWGRGFTFCIGLLPGCFVMCGIGFISSMSEEVAVPTKQIPRAMVIGIPVAILSGLVFILGCLFTLPDIDKLLNAPGGSPMPVILATATGSNAGGVALLSLIISNAAIACIANQYISSRTTWSFSRDHALPKSRLWSAVTEHSQPRNALIVSTIIQMLIALIGLGSSSAFNAFLNVGIIGVDLAYGMPIAISLCSGRKIVKDAPWYAGFLGKVCNIISVLWISFSLVLFSMPIAIPVDAVSANYAPLVLVFFMGFSALWYIIQARKVYKGPPPVDFLVSLDIPELSERGDQ encoded by the exons ATGTCTCTCCAAGAAGATACTCAACCAGCCTCTCTCCGATCGGATCCTGCCGATGTTGCAGGTTCGGATGGGGGCCACAGCAACAAGAAACCAACCGCCTCCTTGACGAGAATTGAGTCTGTTGGAGACGCACAACCCGATAATGAATTTTCTGTAATGGGCTACAAGCCGCAGCTAAAAAGG AATCGTGGTCAGCTCACGATCCAGACTATGCTTTTGTCAT TGTTTGCCGTGCCGTTTGGAATATCGTCTGGCTTTTACACTGCCATGATCGGCGGTGGCCCTGCATCTCTGGTCTGGGGCTTCATCCTGGTAGGATGTCTTCAAGAATGCGTAGCAGTCTCGCTGGGGGAAATTTGCTCTCGTTTCCCCACCTCTGG TGGGCCTTATTACTGGTCTTATGCTCTGGCTCCCCCCAGCATTCGAACCATGTTAAGTTATGTCACTGGATGGCTTTATATGCTTGCCATCTGGATGTTAGACCTTGGTACCCATTACGGTACTGCCATCTTAATCGTAGGCGCCATCAACATCTACTATCCCGACT GGACTGCACCTGTCTGGGTAACGCTTGTCATTTGCTATGGTCTGTATATCTTATCCACTTTGATGACTTGGAAGGGCCATCGCTGGGTCCCTATGCTTGAT ACTGTCAACGCAGTGTTCACCGGCATTTGCTTGGTGGCGATTGTCGCAAGTATATTAGGTATCGCTGCCGAAGGTAGACGGTCAGCGTCTTTCGTTTTTACTCATTATGACTGGAGCTACTCCGG CTGGGGCAGAGGTTTTACCTTCTGCATCGGCTTGCTACCAGGCTGCTTCGTCATGTGTGGTATTGGtttcatctcttccatgTCCGAAGAAGTTGCTGTCCCTACCAAGCAA ATCCCTAGGGCAATGGTTATTGGTATCCCTGTGGCTATCCTTTCTGGCTTAGTTTTCATCCTCGGCTGTCTCTTTACCCTTCCAGATATTGATAAGCTTTTGAACGCCCCTGGTGGCTCTCCTATGCCAGTCATCCTCGCTACTGCCACTGGAAGCAATGCTGGTGGCGTCGCGTTACTATCTTTGATCATATCGAACGCTGCTATAGCTTG CATCGCCAACCAGTACATTTCTTCTCGAACCACATGGTCTT TCTCTCGTGATCATGCTCTTCCCAAAAGCCGCTTATGGTCTGCTGTTACTGAGCATTCACAGCCTAGAAATGCTCTCATAGTGTCCA CTATTATTCAGATGCTCATTGCCCTAATCGGCCTCGGTTCATCCTCCGCCTTCAATGCCTTCTTGAACGTCGGTATTATAGGAGTTGACCTGGCTTATGGAATGCCAATTGCCATCAGCCTTTGTTCGGGACGCAAGATAGTGAAGGATGCCCCTTGGTACGCTGGGTTCCTCGGAAAGGTCTGCAATATCATCTCTGTCCTCTGGATTTCTTTCTCCCTGGTTCTTTTCTCCATGCCCATTGCCATTCCGGTTGATGCTGTTTCGGCAAACTATGCCCCTCTGGTGCTGGTGTTTTTCATGGGTTTCTCCGCATTGTGGTACATCAT TCAAGCTCGGAAAGTCTATAAGGGACCCCCTCCTGTCGACTTCCTTGTGTCTCTGGATATCCCTGAGCTCTCTGAACGAGGAGACCAATGA